The Periophthalmus magnuspinnatus isolate fPerMag1 chromosome 15, fPerMag1.2.pri, whole genome shotgun sequence genomic sequence aaaagtattctaagtattgagaacacagtacagtacactttacaaaacacattttaatgcagtatttattattgtgtaaCTAAAGTCATGATGTTACGACAAATCTTCAAATGAGTGGAGCCGATTTTCACCAactcctgtatcacacaaactgactctttaatccatgtttaatttaatcctcaaaaacagacctggagttgtgttttgtttcattcacacatgtttgagtttcactttattattagtctgtttcatctccaaagctcaaaatgctctgttccaccttgtgatgtcatcaagtggtagttttcatattaactcctccttttacctttagttcagtcgagataaatgacaactccaggactgaaatgatccagatgattctagtgaaggtgaagtttaaaaacacagtggagcacttcctgtatcaccacatgatgacatcacaaggtggaacagagtgttttcagtttgagagaagaactcagcctaaatctgcaggtttgtgtgttaaacatgtgagaatgaaacaaaacacaactccaggtctgtttgtgacgaggaaacattagaacagacagAATAAAAGCGTGTGACACGGGCTCTTTAAATGAGACTTCACGGGACAGTCCACAGAGGCACAAACACAATGACTTTACCTCGTCCCATCTGATGAAGTTGCTGCCGGTGCTCAGGGTgtgagacacagaggggggCTGCAGTTTGAGCGCGTGGACCCCAGGCTGAGCGCTCGCCATGGCGTCAATCACAACGTCCAACTCCTCACAGCTGCTCCTCAGTGTGTGTCCTGCTCCTCAGTGtgtctcctgctcctcactctgTGTCCTGCTCCTCACTCTGTGTCCTGCTCCTCATCGCGCCTCACGCCCCTGCGCGCCCGCCCTGCGCGCCTCTGCTGTTGCGCGCGGAGAGGAGGCTACTCAACAGATGCTTTGGTTTGTGACAGGACTCGGATTGACTCATCATCGGGGACATGCGCAGATCGCGGCTTCCCACAGAAAACGTGGATatacagagaggaaagagagcggCGCGCGGGCACATGAGGTCACCCAGGCCCGTGGACACTCAGGTTACCATGACGACGGCTGGACAGACGCTGCCCTCTGTCCTGCTTTGCCTTTAGTATTAATCAGGACATATTTATCATTCTTCATGttcattataatatttattgtaGGTTTCTGTTTATATTGTATAAATTACCTAAACAAATCCACTCCCTTTTCAAAAATGAAAagccttttattctttttatgtaacttttattgtgTTGAGCTCGTGTGATCCGGGGGGCGCAGGGTCTGCACCCGGAGCATCATCCCACAGCAGGGATTAAAGGCGCGTTAATTTAGCCGAAAATAACTTTAAAGGGCCAcgcattttactaaaacacagttaagatcaTTATGTGTGTGCGTCAACGTACAACTGACAAATGTGGATTAAACATTTTACAGCTTTACcagaaaatattaagttaaaacaAGGACATTTTCTCGTTAAAACTAAATCATTCCAGGTTATAACTACTCAGTTTGATGTTTTAACGTGAAAATATTAAACTCAGATCCTTTATCCACTTTATATCGTGATGTGTGTGATCTGTGATCTTCAACAGTGCGCAGAGCCACGCGCTCATCATTTTGTGTATGTTTAATGACAGGACAGGCCCGTGGCGCTCCCCCTCTGACCCGTGCACACAGCCCACTGCAACAAGCTCCAGGACTGTGTTTAGACGAGCCACTGCGCCTGAGGACCAGAGCGCAGGACCAGGGCGCAGGACCAGGGCGCAGGACCAGGGCGCACGTCATGAAGTGACTGGTCCAAGTCCAGTGCACTGGATTTGAGTTTAATATGTTCGCATTAAAACGTGAAACTGAAGTCGTTGGAACCGGTAAAGGTTGTGTTTTAAGGAGAAAACCTTCTCGTTTTAACTGAATATTTTCTCATAATGACTAAAGAGCCAGTAAAATGTTTAATCCACTGTCAGTTCTTGCTCTAAGGAAATGTGAAAGCCGGTGCCCCGTGAGTCCTTTGTACAGGCTGGAGCGTGCGCGCGTGTACGTGCAGATATACCAGGGCCTGGCGCTGGAAGGAGGCTGAGTTGCAGAGTAAAAAAGTGTCTTAGTTATGAAACATGCTCACAGCAGTCCTACACTTGGCTCTGCACATCTTCTGATCTCTGGAAATAGCTCAGCCTCCCACTCGTCCTTATATAAGCTCCAGCTCAGAGAAGGGCCAACATAAGGAGTGTGAGTGCACGTGCGTGTGGGAGCGTGCACGTGCGTGTGTGGGCAGTATCTTGTGTTCATCCTTTTGTGATCGCGCGAATAGCAGCCATTAGAGCTGAGAGTGGAACAACTGTATCATtagaacatgtttttactggAGCTGTGAGCGCGGACAGCAGCTTCAAGGAGTCTCCCATTTTCACTTCAATCAGGGATAAAACATGtaagaaatataaataatagtttAGCACCAATCATGGGTCAGTGTgtaaagaaaagttgaaaatatgTTGGAAAAGTCATGAAGAAGACAGtcccacactgatgacatcacactgatgacatcacactggaagAATTCTGTCCAAAGGTTGGAACattttttctgatactttaaacatgatttcaacaaaataaaggtattttcttatatttgtatttgtcacaTAATCGTCTCTGTGACATTAGAGGAGCTTTGGCTCAGTACGccacatggttgctaggtaacagttatggaattctcTAGTGTGACGTCATGatttacaaccaggaagtaaaattttaaacctaTAAgtggttttacttttttttttttgtaaaaatgttaaatatgcaGAAGTATCGGGTATCGGTCTGATACCAGGTGCCAGGATTTGTACTCAGACTTGTCAATGagctgccgataccaagagccgataccacagTAACTCCTCTGCTTCTTACTTGCCCTCATGGCTCTGTGCGGCTCTGTACACAGGTgaacataaagctgcacattctcTGTTCTACACATGAAGCTCAGCTTtaatcacatgtgactgtcacatgaaatataaaaacatttaggacatttaaatgttttcataGTTCACAGCAGACACCAGCGCAGGGCTGTTTATgacagtagcatgctaacgtggcTAACGTGGCTAACGTGGCGCTAGTGATTATTTGGGCTTTGTTCTCATTTATTGCAGttaacaaagatttaaaaaaatattgactGAACAGAGCGGGttcaaaacttttaaaagaGAAACAGCCTGAACATAAGTGTAAAGTGTGACCGTGTGAAAATAACACAACACTCACATTTGTACTAAACGTTGCTCCTCaacagttagctcgttagcggttagcttgttagcagttagctcgttagcagttatgCCAGAGCGCAGTCCACAAACACAGATGGTAAATATTATAGTCAGGTgcctatggaagcccgtttccgccatgaaaaaataaataaaagccccacagaaagtcgaaattacgagttttaaactcgtaattatgagtttaaaactcgtaattatgagtttaaaactcgtaattatgagtttaaaactcgtaatttcgactttctgtggggcttttattttttttttcatggcggaaacgggcttccatagatGCCAGACCTTGTCCAGAtgtttatctaaataaattcaatttcagtagaaatttaaaacatcttcaaaTAAGTATTCACAGATGAAAAAGTAGACTATACTAAAAATCCTATGAAATTAATTAGATTTACCCCTGTAATCAAACACATGTAAATGTAATTTGTCTGGTATCAGTATCAGcagtaaaatcaaaatgaagtTTTGGAAAAAGTGGTATGAGTACATTTCAATATTTAACAGTAGAAACGTTTGAAATTATAAATGCAgcttttattgtgtttgttgaacaaaaaggtcaaataatatttacagtatgttCAAATGTGACGTCATTCACTGCGGCTGTATCAGATTTACACCTTTAACAGAAGAAACACTAGTAAAAAAGAAAGACCTTTCTTCATTGCGCCGCTTCTCCTCCGTTTACTTTGTCTTTGTCCTGAAACAGAGTGTGACTTTAGTGTTTGTTCACACAGTGAAGCACAGAGACAGTGGTATATGAGGTTCTTACAGTTTCAGTTATGTGCGTCGTTACCTGGTGGGTGTCATCCCGGCGCCGCAGCTCCGCCTCCACCACACTGAAGAAGTCCTCCTCCGCCCGGGCCATGAGCTGCTGCACACTCTGAGCGTCAATGGCATCGATGGCGTCGCGCCCGGCGTCGCTCTGCTCAGATCGACTGCGCTCTTTCAGACGCTGTTCTCTCTGACGGGCCTCCAGGATTTTCTCACGCTTGGCCTCCCGCTCAAACATCTACACACGGCATCACatgtagtacctgtagtacctgtagtacaGGTGTATACACACACGATgtagacacagacacatgcatgCAGTACTCACTGCTGCCAGTAGGGTCTTGTCGTTCTTCTGCAGAGAGGACAGTCCTGAGCAGAACTCCAGAAGTGTAGCAGAGCCGCCCTGAGAGCCACAGGCCACCAAACGACCAGTGTCCTGAATCTGAAGGCAGTACAGGGGCTCGTCACACAcctggagacaaacacacagagtcAGTACACACTGGTGTGAGACGGGGCTGTGATgtggtggtgttgtgttgttgtggtgttatgctgttgtggtgttgtaCTATTGGTGTTGTGTGGTTGtggtgttgttgtggtgttgtattgttgtgtagTGATGTGTTGTTGTACTGTTGTGTTGCTGTGTTGCTGTGCTgttttttcactgttgtgttgctgtcgtgttgttgttgtgggtgCAAACCTTGACAGACAGGGTGGGCTCATTCTGCTTGAACAGAACGTCCCACACGTCCAGCACACCGCCCATGTTTGAGGTGAGGAACACGGAGGGCCGCACGGGGCTCCAGCACGCGTCTGTGAGGTACGACATCTGgtacctgaacacaacacaaacatgaacacaacatgaacatgaacacaacacaaacatgaacacaacacaaacaaacacaaacatgttctgactGGGTTTGGAGGctcatgttcatgttttgtggCTCATGTTCTTTAAATCACACCATGTGTTTGGTGTGATGTGCTCgttatactttgcagctgatgccgTCCCCATTCCCTGGGGATGCGATGCTAAactttttttgtcagtgttcgctaatgtgtgcattgtgtcatcaTGGTGAACATCTGCTGAAcgttctgccatagacatatgcatagaacacccccagcgtgatgtcactgtaacGTATCAATCTTTTGTCTGTTCGTCTGTAAAAGGACATGTGCCTCCTCCAGGTGTTTGTACCTGGTCCACATGATGGCCGAGTCCCTGATGTCCTCAGACCAGATGCGCGCCGCCCAGTCTCCGACGGTCAGGAAGTTTTTGGGGAAGAAGGGGTTACGATGAAGAGCCTGCACGGGGCCGAGGTGACCCTCGTACGTGCACACGATCTTCTCTGCGGGGGTCTTCGCCTTCCTGTTACAGGACAACACCACCCCCTGCTCCGTCCCCACCATGAACTTAGTGGGCTGAGACCAGAGAAGAGTGGAGTCAGTGTGAGGACTGAGCACATATGTGtgaaaaagcacaaaataagACACACTAAAGATGATTTCTACAgcgagagcccaatgagagcccAGCCTCTGTCTCATGAGCCCTGTTCAaacacagaacaacacaaccaaaacacacacctgcacaagtccatttaaaacattataaacaggagcaggttgattCTAAATGTTTATCTCACATTATTAAACTTCTGCAGTGgctccatttttgggaagcaaaataaccaaaagttaTTTTTCTAATTTCAGTTCTAGAGCCGACAATTTTTAGACGGAGACAATCGGGAGATCATGGATTAGTAACAAGTGACATATCGAGTCACTCTAGAGTCGTGGTCAGTTAAATCCATTTCTAAATCCATTTTGACAGAGTGTTTGTTCTAAAGCCTCAGGACTCACCATGGTCGGCTCATACTCCAGACACAGAGCTCCCAAAGCTCGTTCCATATTTCCTTCTCGGCCTGGGTCCAACACCAGGCGCTCAGTGGGTTCAGTCAGCCTCCGGACGTCCCACCAcagcacctgcacacacacacacacacaaaacattgtTGTCGCGTGTTTAGAGAtttgactttgttttatttcatttgaattcTTGTATAACCTGAGGTCAGACTCATCTGGGGTCAAATATTACGTCATAATAAAGTGAAACAGATCTTATGCTTTTAATGTCCTGAAAAAGAAATGATACTCAACGATGAAATGAGGTTTTTACTGTGTACTGTACCGTGATGGAGGAACTGGACAGAAGAGTCATTTGGGCTGAGATAAATACGAATGTCAGAAAAACTTTGGGAAGatgctgtgtgttttattttctaagaCAAATACAAGTGTTTACTGTTACTATTCCATTAAAATACCACAGGTTTCTTGGATCTGGCTGCATCAGGTAAATGACgtttggaaacacaaacattgcTCTGACCTTAAACCTTTTGTGAAGCAGAGGAACAAATGGACtgaagtcaaatgaagctggaggcagtgcattgtgggtaccTGTCCGTCTGTGGAAGCAGAGAAAGCGTCTGTCCCAGTTTTGGATTGGAGCCAGATGATTTTATAAACCGGGTCTCTGTGACTGTGCTCCACCGAGGACAGCTCCACGGGCAGACTGCCACGACGAGTGTCCCAGTACGCTGAAGAAAAAGATAAACAGAGGGTCAAACTCAactctaaaacaaacaaacaaaaatacaacaataaactGAAACTTATGAGACTTCAGTGAGTAAACTGACCGATCTGTCCACTGTACGTGCCTCCCACCAGAGTGTGGGGGTCTTTGGGATTGTATTCGATGCAGACGAGAGGAGACACCGGCTTCAGCGTTAACTCTGGACGATTTGGGTTTTCTGCggtaaatgataaataaaaacatatttatgaaCTAAATGATTTCATAATGTTTTGGTGATGTAATAGAAGAACGGAGCAGAGAACTGACCGATGTCCCAGATGTAGGAGTCCTCACACATGTTGGACTGTGACGTTTGGAAGTGCAGACAGGAGTAAGCACCTGCCAACTTTTTCCCTCCGTCCGGGTGCCAGGACAGACATGTGACTGTGCGCCTCACCTCGTTTGGGTCTCTGATGGAGGACACTTGATAAACGTGGATGGGATACACTGGAGGGtttatatgtgtatttataaataatacCTCTACGTCTGAAGTATTCAGactgacacagacctaaaaatgtTGATGGTTTTGGCTGACGGCGGCTCCACAACCtccccctcgtcctcctcactGCAGTACTCCTGGAAAATGTCCAGAGCGTTGTTCTGCTGGAGACAGTGTCCCATgacctaaacacacaaacacttaatgTAAAGGAGCAACAGTCTGCACCACCACACTGCAATCACACCtgaccctgtgtccagagcccggACCCCGTGTCCAGAGCCCGGACCCCGTGTCCAGAGCCCCGACCCCGTGTCCAGAGCCCCGGACCCCGGGTCCAGAGCCCTGTcctgcagacacagacacatacaggtgtgtctctcagtttatggacaggcctcatatTCAGAGCCTCCAgtttcactccctgagctgcagaggctgcactagcactgagtcctgattggctacAGGTGTTAGGGTTTAGGCagtgaccaatcagatcagagaaagacattttaggtttaaaacaactggatttcagctttgagaGTGTCATGTgacgctcattctgctttttgataGGACAAGTGTTGAGTGTTCTGTGTTCACATATTAATGTCCAACTCTGTTTTTCACTCTCATCTTTGTGAAGGAGTcacaggttttattattgtatttattattattgttttataatcTCAGAATCAAAGCCTTGGTCCACATTTAAAGGTCGTACATTACAATAAACTGACCCTTGTGAACTTTATACggcgtttgtgacgaggaaacattagatcagagaatagtgtaatgtgAGCACTTTAAACATGACACAGACGGACAGAGGAAAGActgagctgaaaaacatggacatGAATGAGAGAAGAGCcccagtgcattatgggacgtGTATGCTCTTACACTGCCCAGCTGTGGGATGCTGTTCATAAAGCCCTCATCCTTCTCCACTTTCTTGCGGAAGCGGATGGTCTGTTCCATCTCGTTGGGGTCCACGTCTTTAGGCCAGCCCCCCTCCGTGTGGTTCATTCCACGGCTCTCAGTCACAAAGCGCTCGGTGTTCACCTGCACGAGACCACatccatgttctaacactgtgacctcctcaaaaacagacctggagctgtgttttgtttcattcacacatgtttgagtaacactttattattagtctgttacatctccaaagatcaaaatgctctgtttcaccttgtgatgtcatcaagtggtagttttcacgttaactcctccttttacctttagttcagtcgagataagagacaactccaggactgaaatgatccaaatgattctagaaatgaaggtgtgtggagtttaaaaacacagtggagcacttcctgtatcaccacacgatgacatcacaaggtggaacagagtgttttcagtttgagagaagaactcagcctaaatatatgATATACTTTTCTATGTCTTACATGAGATTAAAGATGTATACGTCAGGTTTGGCTACTacttcactaaaacataattctcttatattttacatttttcttagtcctgatttaaacgCCGAAGGCCTTGAGAAACGAGCCCTGCTTTTTGGAGAGGATTTCAGATTTGAAAACATAATCACAGGCTTTTTCCAACTCACTGCTGAGGACAtcctatattttgtatttttctttttgattttttccccacaaaaagCCACTTGACTGATTTAAAACAGGGTCCACTCGGCCCCGACCGAGTTTCAGCAGGTTTGCCTCAAtgtaaaaaagttgaaaaacatttaaactaagAAATCCCAACCAAGTCCAGGCTTCAGCTTCTTCAAACTCACATTTAACAGTGAGTTGGTTTGAGACATTCTGCAgatgtttttaatcatttgtcACTAGTGATGTTCATGAAAGAGTCGACTCTTCTGAGGCTCTTTTCAACGGTTCCTTAAGTTGAAAAGTTGGATCCTTATCTCATTTTGTTAAAAGAACCGActctttttctttgcatttgttttatgcattttacagataaacacaagaaacagaacagaagTAAAGTATTATTATATTGCAAACATTTTTCTTTAGAGTTTCATTATTCTGaagggtaaactcactccactcagtttgaatcattttaaacacatgagCTTTAGTTTGTTCATAAAATGAGtctttggcttctgtcatagaaataaacagtaaaagagccaaaagtcccatcaacTACTGGTCCCATTTAGTGGTAAAGGTCTGggcttttctgtttttgttttttttttcttttttctggtcTCTTCAGACGCTGGCTCATTCTCACCTGGTTctggttctagttctggttctgacctggtgcTCGGACATGTCTGTCCGGGCCTGTGTGGCCTGGTCCCGGGTCGTTCTCTGGATAAACTCTTGTGTGAGACTCGGGTCCGGCCTCAGGTCCAGACTCAGCTCTGGGCCTCGGTCAGAGAAAAGACACGGCCTCCCGAAGTCACTGCGGACACGAGTGTAAACGTGGACGATCTCCATCCTGCCCCGGGGCAAACACGACACACAACCAAAAACACGACacgaaacacaacaaaaaacacgaAACTCAACACTAAAACCGTCTGTGTCCACGAGGAGACCGTTTCCCAGCAACGAGCCCCTCAAACAAACTTTATGTGTCCCGCCTCTGACAggtcattttaacaaaacacgTTTACAatttaactaaataataataataataataataataataataataataataataataatgataataataataataaataaataattatttttttccaccaTTTGACCTTTTTGTAGGTTTTAAACgttacttcctgttttgaaatCGTGACGTCACTCTGTGGAAttactgttacctagcaaccatgaagCACAccccagagtacacagacattaTCATCTAACGAATACAATtataagaaaacacatttgttttgttgaagtcacgtttaaagtgtcagaaaaatggTTCTTGTGTAAGTTGTGACAAACTTTTTAACAGAAATCCCCGTGTGTGACGTCATCAGTGTGGAAATCTCTAAAATGGAACtttctgtaattttcaacattttttcacaaactgtaaaactaGAATTTGGTTTTGTCCCACCAAATTAAGTCAGAATGAGTCTTCAAAACCTTCACACAAATGTTCATTAGCGCTGGACCACAGACTGACCGATATCACAGACGGACCGATATCACAGACGGACCGATATCACAGGCGGACCGATATCACAGACGGGCCGATATCAGTCTtgtaaattcatttttttccctgtCGATTTCGTGGTACTTTCATGAGGAACatccaaacaaaaatgaaaaacttcaccattaaaacatgaaaaactaaacactaaaacatcacaacaaacaaggaccagaccaagaggagacggagaggagTGTAAAGAGGAGACGGGCCGAGGGGGAGTGTAAAGAGGAGACGGGCCGAGGGGGGAGCGTAAAGAGGAGACGGGCCGAGGGGAGTGTAAAGACGTCACTTCAGCAGGAAAACCCTCTCAAATCTTGAGCTTTCACAGCGAagttgcaaataaaaatatttctcattcttttttttaaaggtcagaggtcagatgctGACACTCGAGCAGGACACGAGGAGCAGGACACGAGGAGCAGGAcacgaggagcaggaggatcagggtaaacacacaaaacacattttaaaacaaaatgttttatcaaatgaGGATTCTGAAAGTGATATGTCATTTTTAATAAGTCATTTTTTACAAAATCTATTTCCTGAGCTCATAATCAGGATGTGAAGGTGCTGTGATCGTCACGGTGATCGAGTGTTGAGTAATTTGACCGTCTTGCGGCCGTAGTGCCAGTAGCTGTACCCGGACGCTGCTGTGGTCACTGCAGTGACAAACctgtaaaacacacaaacacacactgtaaaaagtattaaagtctCACACGGAAATGTTCAACATGTAAATGTCCAAGTGTCCAGTGTAAAGGAAATATGGCCTCACAGTCGACACAGGGCCTCAGAGTCACAGGGCCTCAGGGTCAGAGTCACGGGGCCTCAGGGACAGAGTCACGGGGCCTCAGGGACAGGGACACGGGGCCTCAGGGACAGAGTCACGGGGCCTCAGGGACAGGGACACGGGGCCTCAGGGACAGAGTCACGGGGACTCAGGGACAGAGTCACGGGGCCTCATAAACCaccattttttcccctttcacTACGAGGGTGATAACGCATTAAAATATTCAGTGAACGAGTCCAATAAACATTTGTTGAACCGTAAAGAGTTTAAATACCAAAGCAACGATCTGGATGATACTGATACGGTTTGGAGTTTTACTTTGGCTGTTTCTAAACTGTGGAGACGGTTCGACTCCACTTTAAAGAAAATAGACGTGAATTTTGTCTGAGGGCTGCTCAGCGGCGCAGGCGAAACAGAACATATGGAAAACTACATTTACTCCAAGGGGGCAGAGTGGAATGACCCCCCGTGTGTCCTGTATTTTCAGTGGACTGACCATAGACACTGCAGCGCAGCACAGTCTGTGTACTGGAACACGGGAGCAGCCAGAGACGCCGCCACGAGAAACAGCTGGACGGCCGtgttcatctgaaacacacaaaacaggtGAGAAAGGCTTTTTCAAACTTAGACACAattttttagccaaaaacattttcatttttgtcatgtttattgACCTAAAGAATCAGTTTTTCAGGGTAGCTTTTTTCCACCCCCCCGATATCCTGACGTGTTCCACAAAACATGAAGTCTATTAAATTAGTCTTTGTGTTGATAATGAATCCAAGAATTCGTTTAGTTCAGTTTGACATTTAAATgcaacattcattcttactttACTGAAGAGAGTGGGCTTGAGCTGTGCCGTGGTGTAGCAGGGGTTAAAGAACCTGCTGAGGGTCACCTGAGGAAGGACACACAGGTCAGGCTCTCGTCTGTAGCTTTAGCTAAAATCTGCGGGACTCTCAGGTGTTGTACTCACCGGGGGAGGCACTGTCTTGTAGCGGACCCAGAACACTGCAGCGATGAGGCCGATGTCTCTGGAGATGACGAGAGCTGTGAGCAGAACTGAAACAGAGCAACGCCATGGAGACAGGAGTCACTACTACTGACCTACTGACCTACACCTCAGCAAATACAACACATTATTCAAATAACTTTAACCACTAGACCTTGGCCCACGTGTAAACCTCCAGCACAGGCCCATATTTAAACATGACTCCACTTTCTTTCAATGTTCTGTATTGTGACTAAAAAGTATGATACAGAACATGGTCCTCACTTTTATAAACACAAGCAGAGTTTAAAATCTGAGCCAAACGTGATTCCTCACCTGGGATCAGCTCGGCGTAGGTGAGACTGACGTATAAAACACTAATAAGAATCTTATCAGCCAAAGGGTCCAGAGCGCTGCCCAGAGCCGACTTCTGACTGGGCCACGTCCGAGCGATGTAGCCGTCCAGCTGaaagacacaggacacacacatatTTGTACACACACGTCTTCACATGTGATCCCACAGCTGGACAGAAATATATTAAATTAGAAATATtcagcaaaatcgacttttcagagtttttccaCCATGTTACAGTCGTTTCATCTTTTACTCCCTCGAGgttgtatctggagtgattcatgtttgagtaatctttaatcacttattttcaggACGCCATTTTGTGGATTtacccgtttaacctccactgtgacacgcccactgtgacgtgtgcacttccttctccagttttattttaagtcagaggacttgtttcttttattaagtcattctAGATGAATatcgtgatttaaaatgtgtaaattataaacaatgatccacagagatgagaactataaagACACAAGCTCAAAGGACGGCGCTGTGGTACCAGGTCAGTGGCTCCTGCGAGTGTGAACAGGGCCAGGCTCAGGTGGAAGTGCTGTGTCATGATCAGGTGTCCAAGGACAGGGGCCAGAAGGATCCGGCAAACGCACAGCAGGTTTGGGACGGTCCAGGGATTCTCGTACTGtggacagagcagagacaggtgagCAGAGACAGGTGAGCAGAGACAGGTGAGCAGAGACAGGTGAGCAGAGACAGGTGAGCACACACGAGTCAGGACAAACGGGTCAGGACACACGGGT encodes the following:
- the dnai2b gene encoding dynein axonemal intermediate chain 2, yielding MEIVHVYTRVRSDFGRPCLFSDRGPELSLDLRPDPSLTQEFIQRTTRDQATQARTDMSEHQVNTERFVTESRGMNHTEGGWPKDVDPNEMEQTIRFRKKVEKDEGFMNSIPQLGSVMGHCLQQNNALDIFQEYCSEEDEGEVVEPPSAKTINIFRDPNEVRRTVTCLSWHPDGGKKLAGAYSCLHFQTSQSNMCEDSYIWDIENPNRPELTLKPVSPLVCIEYNPKDPHTLVGGTYSGQIAYWDTRRGSLPVELSSVEHSHRDPVYKIIWLQSKTGTDAFSASTDGQVLWWDVRRLTEPTERLVLDPGREGNMERALGALCLEYEPTMPTKFMVGTEQGVVLSCNRKAKTPAEKIVCTYEGHLGPVQALHRNPFFPKNFLTVGDWAARIWSEDIRDSAIMWTRYQMSYLTDACWSPVRPSVFLTSNMGGVLDVWDVLFKQNEPTLSVKVCDEPLYCLQIQDTGRLVACGSQGGSATLLEFCSGLSSLQKNDKTLLAAMFEREAKREKILEARQREQRLKERSRSEQSDAGRDAIDAIDAQSVQQLMARAEEDFFSVVEAELRRRDDTHQDKDKVNGGEAAQ
- the crls1 gene encoding cardiolipin synthase (CMP-forming); this encodes MNMLSVCALRLTGPRGSRAVSVCGSFCGSVCGSVSARSRSVCAHEPLSWRPARAPVPDCVRLTESRVPCSAIRLFTRTGRTFGSVFLPWRGQRTLWTNVQPWTNAQPWTNAQHAPGARGLCDTNKHLNKSPQADRSEDSPVSGHGLFKFKQLYENPWTVPNLLCVCRILLAPVLGHLIMTQHFHLSLALFTLAGATDLLDGYIARTWPSQKSALGSALDPLADKILISVLYVSLTYAELIPVLLTALVISRDIGLIAAVFWVRYKTVPPPVTLSRFFNPCYTTAQLKPTLFSKMNTAVQLFLVAASLAAPVFQYTDCAALQCLWFVTAVTTAASGYSYWHYGRKTVKLLNTRSP